In Thermostichus vulcanus str. 'Rupite', the genomic stretch GCGGTTGCGGTGCGCTCCAACAACAAGCTGATCGTTGAAACCAATCCTTTTTCCAATCCCTACCTGTTTTGGGCGGTGTTGGCTACCCTTCTCCTTCAATTTGCCCTTCTTTATGTGCCCTTCCTGCGAAATTTCTTTGGCACCGAAGCCTTGACCCGCGATGAACTTTGGATCTGCATGGGCTTCAGCAGCCTGATCATGGTTTGGGTGGAGATGGAAAAACTTTATTTCCGCTGGCGACAAGGATCCCGGCCCTCACAACCCGAGCCTGCCCCCACAACCTAGCCAGGAACCAAGCCCATCCCGACTCGAAGGTGGGCCATCCTCAGCTCTTTGTAAAAAAGAACACGCCCCGATAAAGTCACTCGCTAAGATCAAGCTGGGCCATACTGAGGCTATTTCCGTAGGCAAGCTAGCTAAAGTAGGGTCAAGCGGCTCCGTTGGCTGGTCTGACTTTTTACAGTATGCACAGGTGGGCTTGGGTAGCACTGGCAACCCTGGGCATGGGAAACTTTGGGATCCCTGCCCCTTTGTCATTGGCCAGTTTGGATGTCTGTTGGGAAACTGCTGGCTGGGGTTGGGCTGCCTTTGGGCTGCTGCTGCTGGTTAATCTGGGCCTGTGGGGGCGGCAACGCTTTCTTGTTTTCAAAACAACAACAGACAAAGCAACAGGTACTGTTTCAAGTCTTGACACCCGCTTCCGGGCTGCGATTGAAGCCAGCTTGGATGCCATTTATCTGTTGGATGCGGTACGGGATCCCCTCAGCCAAGAGATCCTGGATTTTGTTTTTGTGGATTTGAACTCGAAAGGGGCGGAACTGGTCTCCCTCCCGCGCGAGGCGATCCTCGGCCAACGCCTGTGCGAGCTGCTGCCGATCAACCGCTCGGGCGGGTTCTTCGAGAAGTACAAACAGGTGGTGGAAACCCAAACCAGCCTGGAAGAAGAATTTCCCATTTCTGGACAGCCGGGCTTGGTGGCCAACTGGCTACATCATCAGGTGGTGCCGATCGGGGATGGCATTTTGATCACCAGCCGCGATATTAGCGAGCGCAAGCACCAGGAAGCACTGCTGCAAGAGCGACAGGCCCAGTACCAGGCCATGTGGGAGGTCATTCCCGACTTGATGGCTCGCGTCAGTCGAGAGGGGGTTTACCTCAGTTATTCCCACACCACCGTCTTTAACGACCTAGTGCCCAGCGATGTGGATCCGATCGGGAAAACAATCTTCACCTACTTGCCGCAGGAGGTGGCCCAAAAGCAGTGGGATGGGATCCAAGCTGCCCTCAATACCGGCCAGTTGCAACTCTACGAGCAGCAGATCCCGCTTGGTGACAGGGTGCAGTACCAAGAGGTGCGCATTGTCCCCAGTGGCCCCGATGAAGCCCTGATCATTGTACGGGACATGACCGATCGGGTCAGGTCAGAACAGGCGCTGCGGGAAAGCGAGCTTCGCTACCGCGCCCTTTACGAAGCCATCCCGGACATGATTCTGGAGGTGACCCGTGCCGGATACATTCTCAGTTGTAAAGCGCCACACGGGTTCCCCACTCACTATCCCGCCGAGGCCTATGTAGGTCGGTATGGACAGGAACTCTTTCCAGCGGCGGATGTAGAGCAGTACCAAGCGCTGATTAACCAGGCTCTAGATACCCAGCAGATCCAGTATTGGGAATACAAGACGGAGTTTCTAGAAGGGATCCCACAGTACCGCGAAGCCTGTGTGGTACCCCAGGGAACCGATAAGGTTTACGTCTTGGTGCGAGATATCACCGAGCGTAAACAAGCGGAGCTAGCCCTGAAGGAAATTGAAAATACACAGCGGGCCATTTTGCAGGCCATTCCCGATCTAATCATGCGCTTCGACGCACAGGGCACCTGTTTGAACTTTATTTCCGGTGGAGATATTCGTTTGCGCGGCACCCTCCAGGAGGCTCTGCACCAGTCCATCTATACCATCCTGCCCCCCGACTTAGCGGATCAACGGATGCTGTTTATTCAGTTGGCCCTTTCCACCCAGGAGCGGCAAATCTACGAATACAGCATTGAGGTCACAGAAGGGGAATTGCGCCACGAAGAAGCCCGTGTTGTTCCTCTCAATGAGCATGAGGTGATGGTGATCGTGCGGGATATCACGGATCGGGTGATCGCCGAGCAGTCTCTCTGGGAGAAAACCAAGCAACTGAGACAGGCCCAACGGATTGCCAAACTGGGCAACTGGTCTTATGAGGTGGCTAGCCAGCAGATCACCTGGTCAGAAGAAATTTTTCACCTGTTTGGGTTGTC encodes the following:
- a CDS encoding PAS domain-containing protein, translating into MAGLTFYSMHRWAWVALATLGMGNFGIPAPLSLASLDVCWETAGWGWAAFGLLLLVNLGLWGRQRFLVFKTTTDKATGTVSSLDTRFRAAIEASLDAIYLLDAVRDPLSQEILDFVFVDLNSKGAELVSLPREAILGQRLCELLPINRSGGFFEKYKQVVETQTSLEEEFPISGQPGLVANWLHHQVVPIGDGILITSRDISERKHQEALLQERQAQYQAMWEVIPDLMARVSREGVYLSYSHTTVFNDLVPSDVDPIGKTIFTYLPQEVAQKQWDGIQAALNTGQLQLYEQQIPLGDRVQYQEVRIVPSGPDEALIIVRDMTDRVRSEQALRESELRYRALYEAIPDMILEVTRAGYILSCKAPHGFPTHYPAEAYVGRYGQELFPAADVEQYQALINQALDTQQIQYWEYKTEFLEGIPQYREACVVPQGTDKVYVLVRDITERKQAELALKEIENTQRAILQAIPDLIMRFDAQGTCLNFISGGDIRLRGTLQEALHQSIYTILPPDLADQRMLFIQLALSTQERQIYEYSIEVTEGELRHEEARVVPLNEHEVMVIVRDITDRVIAEQSLWEKTKQLRQAQRIAKLGNWSYEVASQQITWSEEIFHLFGLSPEQPPPSFAEHLEQIYPEDRQLWLKYVQATLEQGIPQSCDFRILRADGEVRYLSARSQAEQVDGTVVRIFGTAMDVTERKLAELALQESEQQFRALFDNAAVSIMIHDAETAEIIDANPRAIASYGLSSLEELQAYDIFDTSPYSYADVLPYLEQVRQMGAVRFEWRSRRADGQIFWEDVFVQPMLLRGIPRLVSTAVDITKSSVKPPVSNRGI